One window of Salmo salar chromosome ssa11, Ssal_v3.1, whole genome shotgun sequence genomic DNA carries:
- the dbx1a gene encoding homeobox protein DBX1-A: MIPSILAPNAMYPGLYRPSASLPVHQSLQNAFPTHSSFLVEDLLRISRPAGYHLRRTLPPTSVSPATTTTTMSFSAMPLERIVSPTALRRESCSPKTSQPSSKDPTYLKFGVSAILAPSPKTASLPPAIHHSMHPKAFSLPYFDGSFHPAFFRSTYFPASSSIVPIPGTFSWPLANRGKPRRGMLRRAVFSDVQRKALEKMFQKQKYISKPDRKKLASKLGLKDSQVKIWFQNRRMKWRNSKERELLSSGGCREQTLPTKTNPHPDLSDVGKKSSAEEEDDETEEDPFGARGAPGLCRSPAAGRELSNSAGSNLSSPSLSSKHSEFSESDEEEITVS, encoded by the exons ATGATCCCAAGCATCCTTGCGCCTAATGCGATGTACCCAGGCCTTTACCGCCCCTCCGCCTCCTTGCCTGTACACCAGTCCCTGCAGAACGCATTTCCAACCCATTCCAGCTTCCTAGTTGAGGACCTGCTGCGGATAAGCAGGCCGGCGGGGTACCACCTCAGACGGACGCTCCCCCCAACAAGCGTCTCCCCGGcgacaaccaccaccaccatgtccTTCAGTGCCATGCCACTGGAGCGCATCGTCTCTCCAACTGCCTTGAGGCGTGAATCATGCTCGCCGAAAACGTCACAACCGAGCAGTAAAGATCCAACATATCTTAAGTTTGGAGTCAGCGCAATCCTTGCACCATCACCAAAGACCG CATCGTTGCCCCCCGCCATCCACCACAGTATGCACCCCAAagccttctctctcccctacttCGACGGATCCTTCCACCCCGCTTTCTTCAGGTCTACATATTTCCCAG CATCTTCATCGATCGTGCCCATCCCCGGGACCTTCTCTTGGCCACTGGCCAACAGAGGAAAGCCGAGGAGAGGGATGCTCAGACGGGCGGTGTTCTCTGACGTGCAGCGCAAAGCTCTGGAGAAGATGTTCCAGAAACAGAAGTACATCAGCAAACCAGACAGAAAGAAGCTGGCCTCAAAGCTCGGTCTCAAAGACTCACAG GTTAAAATCTGGTTCCAGAACCGCAGAATGAAGTGGAGGAACTCTAAAGAGAGGGAGCTCCTGTCGTCAGGAGGTTGTCGCGAGCAGACCCTGCCCACTAAAACGAACCCACACCCAGACCTCAGCGACGTCGGCAAGAAGTCCTCCGCGGAGGAAGAGGACGACGAGACGGAAGAGGACCCATTCGGTGCTAGAGGCGCGCCTGGCCTTTGCCGTTCCCCCGCGGCGGGGCGCGAGTTGTCTAACAGCGCCGGATCGAACCTCTCGTCGCCATCTCTCTCCAGCAAGCACTCGGAATTCTCAGAATCGGATGAAGAAGAGATCACAGTTTCATAA